Proteins found in one Corynebacterium zhongnanshanii genomic segment:
- a CDS encoding SDR family oxidoreductase — translation MTQNVFITGAAQGIGRATAQLLADRGWTVGAFDISDDFSWATHPNIHTGTLDVTDPDAWSTALEEFVSAHGGHLDVLVNNAGILYGGPFMEEGSYKRDSALVDVNVKGVLYGARAAHPYLKAQAGSKLVNIASAAAIYGTPDMAVYSATKFAVRGITEALDLEWDQDDITVTSLWPLYAQTGMLDGVETSGTKRLGVRLTADDIALEVANLVEASRSTPTKVHHPVGLQAKVMFAASHFSPAFMTRFVNSKLVSDRKIRF, via the coding sequence ATGACACAGAACGTATTTATCACCGGCGCAGCGCAGGGAATTGGGCGCGCGACGGCACAGCTCCTCGCAGATCGAGGCTGGACCGTCGGCGCCTTCGACATTTCCGACGACTTTTCTTGGGCGACCCACCCAAACATCCACACCGGCACGCTGGACGTGACCGATCCCGACGCCTGGTCCACGGCCCTCGAGGAGTTCGTTTCCGCCCACGGCGGACACTTGGACGTGCTCGTGAACAACGCCGGAATTCTCTATGGAGGCCCGTTCATGGAGGAGGGCTCCTACAAGCGCGATAGCGCCTTGGTGGACGTGAACGTGAAGGGCGTGCTGTACGGCGCTCGTGCGGCGCACCCATACTTGAAGGCGCAGGCTGGTTCGAAGCTTGTGAACATTGCCTCCGCTGCAGCTATTTACGGCACCCCGGACATGGCGGTGTACTCCGCAACGAAGTTTGCGGTTCGCGGCATCACTGAAGCTCTGGATTTGGAGTGGGATCAGGATGACATCACTGTCACGTCCCTGTGGCCGTTGTACGCCCAGACGGGCATGCTTGACGGTGTGGAAACCAGCGGAACCAAGCGCCTGGGTGTTCGCCTGACCGCTGATGATATTGCCTTGGAGGTCGCGAACCTGGTGGAGGCGTCGCGCTCGACGCCTACCAAGGTGCACCACCCCGTGGGCCTGCAGGCGAAGGTGATGTTCGCCGCGTCCCACTTCTCACCAGCGTTCATGACGCGTTTTGTGAACTCCAAGCTGGTGTCCGATCGCAAGATCCGTTTCTAA
- a CDS encoding carboxymuconolactone decarboxylase family protein — protein MSPTDRPYLDKSQPATYKAMVGVTKEVGKASKAAGIDRALSELINIRVSQINGCVACLSVHVPAARRAGVSALKLDLLPAWRDAEVFTERERACLTVAEALTVPAAGSGTLSGPALNSALADAAQVLNDEELAAAQWTAIAINAFNRISIASGHPPYTANYSE, from the coding sequence ATGTCCCCCACAGATCGTCCTTACCTAGACAAGAGCCAACCAGCCACCTACAAGGCAATGGTTGGGGTAACCAAGGAAGTAGGAAAGGCCAGCAAGGCTGCGGGCATCGACCGCGCGCTCAGCGAGCTCATCAACATCCGTGTGTCCCAGATCAATGGCTGCGTGGCGTGCTTGAGTGTTCACGTCCCCGCCGCCCGACGCGCGGGAGTGTCCGCACTGAAACTGGACCTGCTTCCCGCATGGCGCGATGCGGAGGTGTTCACCGAGCGGGAGCGCGCGTGCCTCACGGTCGCTGAGGCCCTCACCGTCCCCGCCGCGGGCAGCGGAACGTTGAGCGGCCCGGCCTTAAACTCCGCACTCGCGGACGCAGCACAGGTACTTAACGACGAGGAGCTCGCCGCCGCGCAGTGGACGGCTATCGCAATCAACGCGTTCAACCGCATTTCTATCGCCAGCGGCCACCCGCCATACACTGCCAACTACAGCGAGTAA